One window of the Shewanella maritima genome contains the following:
- the hflX gene encoding ribosome rescue GTPase HflX: MFDRYEAGETAVLVHIDFSDEERREDIVELQLLVESAGARSVGVVTGSRRVPDRKFFIGTGKTEELAAMVAATEANVVIFNHALSPAQERNLEAICQCRVLDRTTLILDIFAQRARTHEGKLQVELAQLRHMSTRLIRGWTHLERQKGGIGMRGPGETQLETDRRLLRGRIKNINRRLEKVDKQREQSRRSRKRSELATVSLVGYTNAGKSTLFNALTTSEVYAADQLFATLDPTLRKLALPDGEVILADTVGFIRHLPHDLVAAFKATLQETQQAEILLHIVDCADDNMADNFDQVQDVLSEIGAGEITQLVVCNKIDLLEDFEPRVDYDDEGKPERVWVSAQKRQGFDLLLQAITDLIGKVIHEFSVKIPANAGHYLGQFYRLDAIQTQEYDELGNCIVTVRVEDGDWRRLVKQSEGELATFVFDPSETAVNG, from the coding sequence TTGTTTGATCGTTATGAAGCGGGTGAAACAGCTGTACTTGTTCATATCGACTTTTCCGACGAAGAACGTCGCGAAGACATAGTTGAATTACAGTTATTAGTTGAATCTGCCGGTGCTCGCTCAGTGGGTGTTGTGACTGGCAGTAGACGTGTTCCTGACCGCAAGTTTTTTATAGGCACAGGTAAGACGGAAGAGCTAGCGGCCATGGTCGCTGCAACGGAAGCAAATGTTGTTATCTTTAACCACGCATTGAGCCCCGCTCAAGAACGTAATCTTGAAGCAATTTGCCAATGCCGAGTCTTAGATAGAACAACCCTTATTTTAGATATTTTTGCTCAACGAGCCCGAACCCATGAAGGTAAGTTGCAGGTGGAGCTAGCGCAATTGCGCCACATGTCGACTCGCTTGATTAGAGGTTGGACTCACCTTGAGCGCCAAAAAGGTGGTATCGGTATGCGCGGCCCGGGGGAAACCCAGCTCGAAACCGATAGACGATTATTGCGTGGGCGCATCAAGAATATTAATCGCCGCCTTGAAAAAGTTGATAAGCAGCGTGAGCAGAGTCGCCGCTCACGTAAGCGCAGTGAGCTAGCAACAGTATCGTTAGTAGGTTATACCAACGCGGGGAAATCCACGCTATTTAACGCATTGACGACGTCTGAAGTCTACGCTGCTGATCAGCTTTTTGCGACGTTAGATCCAACCTTGCGAAAGTTAGCCTTGCCTGACGGTGAGGTGATTCTTGCTGACACAGTTGGATTCATTCGTCATTTACCTCATGACTTAGTTGCCGCGTTTAAAGCAACGTTGCAAGAGACCCAACAAGCTGAAATTCTGCTGCATATCGTTGATTGCGCAGATGACAATATGGCGGATAATTTCGACCAGGTGCAAGATGTACTGAGTGAAATTGGCGCAGGTGAGATTACCCAGCTAGTCGTTTGTAATAAAATCGATTTACTCGAAGATTTTGAGCCGAGAGTTGATTATGACGACGAAGGTAAACCTGAGCGAGTTTGGGTTTCTGCGCAAAAGCGCCAAGGCTTTGATTTGCTATTACAAGCAATCACCGATTTAATCGGCAAAGTTATTCATGAGTTTAGTGTAAAAATCCCTGCAAATGCAGGACATTATCTTGGCCAATTTTACCGACTAGACGCCATACAAACACAAGAGTATGACGAGCTAGGTAATTGTATCGTAACTGTGAGAGTAGAAGACGGCGATTGGCGTCGACTGGTTAAGCAGAGTGAAGGCGAATTAGCGACATTTGTTTTTGACCCGTCAGAAACAGCTGTTAATGGTTAA
- a CDS encoding cytochrome b, giving the protein MVKNIIDWVDARIPMTATYNKHVGQYATPKNFNFWYFFGSLALLVLVNQLLTGIWLTMNYVPTAEGAFASIEYIMRDVEYGWLLRYMHSTGASAFFVVIYLHMFRGLIYGSYQKPRELLWLFGMLIFLVLMAEAFMGYLLPWGQMSYWGAQVIISLFGAIPFIGDDLTLWIRGDYVVSGATLNRFFALHVIALPLVLVVLVFLHLIALHEVGSNNPDGVEIKQNKDENGWPVDGIPFHPYYTVKDILGVAGFLIIFCYVLFFMPEGGGYFLEKPNFEAANPMKTPEHIAPVWYFTPFYAILRAIPHKLLGVVGMGLAIGVLFILPWLDRCRVKSIRYRGLIHKINIAQFTVSFLVLGYLGAVPATPTLTIAARIFTFTYFAFFVALWVYSKNEKTKPVPTRVTH; this is encoded by the coding sequence ATGGTTAAGAACATTATTGATTGGGTTGATGCTCGCATCCCTATGACGGCGACTTACAACAAGCATGTTGGTCAGTACGCCACACCAAAAAACTTTAACTTTTGGTATTTCTTCGGCTCATTAGCGCTACTCGTTTTAGTTAACCAGCTACTTACAGGTATTTGGCTAACAATGAACTATGTACCTACAGCTGAAGGTGCTTTTGCCTCAATCGAATACATCATGCGTGATGTAGAATACGGTTGGTTACTGCGTTATATGCACTCCACCGGGGCTTCAGCCTTTTTCGTGGTGATTTATCTGCATATGTTCCGTGGTCTTATCTATGGTTCTTACCAGAAGCCAAGAGAGCTACTATGGCTATTCGGTATGCTTATCTTCCTAGTGTTAATGGCTGAAGCCTTCATGGGCTACCTATTGCCTTGGGGTCAGATGTCATACTGGGGTGCACAGGTAATTATCTCATTGTTTGGTGCGATTCCATTTATTGGTGATGATCTAACTCTGTGGATCCGTGGTGACTACGTAGTATCTGGAGCGACGCTTAACCGCTTCTTTGCACTACACGTAATCGCATTGCCATTGGTACTAGTCGTATTAGTATTCTTACACTTAATTGCACTTCACGAAGTGGGCTCTAACAACCCAGACGGTGTTGAAATTAAGCAAAACAAAGATGAGAACGGTTGGCCTGTCGATGGCATTCCATTCCACCCTTACTACACAGTTAAGGACATCTTAGGTGTTGCTGGTTTCTTAATCATCTTCTGCTACGTGTTGTTCTTTATGCCTGAAGGTGGTGGTTACTTCCTAGAGAAACCAAACTTTGAAGCAGCTAACCCAATGAAGACGCCTGAGCATATTGCGCCGGTTTGGTACTTCACGCCTTTCTACGCCATCTTACGTGCGATCCCGCACAAGCTACTGGGTGTAGTCGGTATGGGTCTTGCAATCGGTGTGCTGTTCATCTTACCTTGGTTAGATCGCTGCCGCGTTAAGTCGATTCGCTACCGTGGTCTAATTCATAAGATTAACATCGCGCAGTTTACTGTTTCATTCCTTGTGCTTGGTTATTTAGGTGCTGTTCCGGCTACACCTACGCTAACTATTGCTGCACGTATTTTCACTTTCACGTATTTTGCGTTCTTCGTTGCACTGTGGGTTTACAGTAAAAACGAGAAAACAAAACCAGTGCCAACAAGGGTGACTCACTAA
- the hfq gene encoding RNA chaperone Hfq, translating to MAKGQSLQDPFLNALRRERVPVSIYLVNGIKLQGQVESFDQFVILLKNTVSQMVYKHAISTVVPARPFNVSNHQGAGAPGDDAGSAE from the coding sequence ATGGCTAAGGGGCAATCTTTACAAGACCCATTTTTGAACGCTTTGCGTCGCGAACGTGTACCAGTTTCAATCTACCTAGTTAATGGTATCAAGTTACAAGGGCAAGTTGAGTCATTTGACCAATTCGTCATTCTTTTGAAAAACACTGTAAGCCAAATGGTTTACAAGCACGCTATCTCTACAGTCGTGCCTGCACGCCCATTCAATGTATCTAACCATCAAGGTGCTGGTGCACCAGGCGATGATGCAGGTAGTGCTGAGTAA
- the sspA gene encoding stringent starvation protein SspA has product MAVAANKRSIMTLFSGADDLYSHQVRIVLAEKGVTVDVLQVDPSEMPEDLLEVNPYNSVPTLVDRELVLYESRIIMEYLDERFPHPPLMPVYPVSRGQSRLMMHRIDTDWYVLVDRIRKGDRVEEARKELTESLVALAPVFAEMPYFMSEEFGLADCYLGPLLWRLPELGINLDARTSKDINAYMTRIFERESFKASLTEVEREMRMGM; this is encoded by the coding sequence ATGGCTGTTGCTGCCAACAAACGCTCTATCATGACCCTGTTTTCAGGCGCCGATGATTTATATAGCCACCAAGTTCGCATTGTTTTGGCTGAGAAAGGGGTAACTGTTGATGTTTTACAAGTTGACCCAAGTGAGATGCCTGAAGACTTACTCGAGGTAAATCCATATAACTCTGTGCCAACGCTGGTTGACCGTGAGTTGGTATTGTACGAATCTCGTATCATCATGGAGTACTTGGACGAGCGCTTCCCGCACCCGCCATTAATGCCTGTGTACCCAGTTTCTCGCGGCCAGTCGCGTCTAATGATGCACCGCATAGACACTGACTGGTATGTATTGGTAGACCGCATTCGTAAAGGTGACCGTGTTGAAGAAGCACGCAAAGAGCTGACAGAAAGCCTGGTTGCTTTAGCACCTGTGTTTGCTGAAATGCCTTACTTTATGAGTGAAGAGTTCGGTCTAGCTGACTGTTACTTAGGCCCATTACTTTGGCGTTTACCTGAGCTAGGTATCAATCTAGATGCTCGTACTTCTAAAGATATCAATGCTTACATGACTCGTATTTTCGAGCGTGAGTCTTTCAAAGCGTCTTTGACTGAAGTTGAGCGCGAAATGCGCATGGGCATGTAA
- the hflK gene encoding FtsH protease activity modulator HflK → MAWNEPGNKGDKDPWGNKGGNDQGPPDLDEVFRKFSKRFGGKGGNSSSGLPFNGASLLVIAIIALFVWGLSGLYTIKEAEKGVHLRFGEYIGQVGPGLHWKATFIDEVYPVDVQTFRTIPASGSMLTSDENVVKVELVVQYSVADPYEYLFSAVDANASLREATDSALRYVIGHNRMDDILTTGRDAIRRDTWSELERILGPYKLGLTIQDVNFLPARPPEEVKDAFDDAIAAQEDEQRFIREAEAYAREVEPKSRGVVERMAQQASAYKQRVILEAEGEVARFSKLLPEYQQAPEVTRKRLYLEAMQEVMSDTNKVLIDAKNNGNLMYLPLDKMMQSSSSNQAEQQSQPPRHVNSSSSTAPQSYSTTPQSGRMSREERARQGRG, encoded by the coding sequence ATGGCTTGGAATGAGCCCGGAAATAAGGGTGATAAAGACCCTTGGGGAAACAAAGGTGGCAACGATCAAGGGCCACCAGATTTAGACGAAGTATTTCGTAAGTTTTCAAAACGCTTTGGTGGCAAAGGTGGTAACTCTTCATCGGGTTTACCTTTCAATGGCGCGAGTCTTCTTGTTATTGCCATTATTGCTTTGTTCGTGTGGGGCTTGTCTGGCCTTTACACTATCAAAGAAGCAGAGAAAGGTGTTCACCTGCGCTTTGGTGAGTACATTGGTCAAGTTGGGCCAGGTCTGCACTGGAAAGCAACGTTTATCGATGAAGTTTATCCAGTTGACGTGCAAACCTTCCGTACCATTCCTGCAAGCGGCAGCATGTTAACGTCAGATGAAAATGTCGTGAAAGTTGAGCTGGTTGTTCAGTACAGCGTCGCTGATCCATACGAGTACTTGTTCAGTGCGGTTGACGCAAATGCCAGTTTGCGAGAAGCAACTGATAGTGCTCTGCGCTACGTGATCGGTCACAATCGTATGGATGACATTCTGACTACAGGTCGTGATGCGATTCGTCGTGATACTTGGAGTGAGTTAGAGCGTATCCTTGGGCCATATAAGTTAGGTCTTACGATTCAAGATGTGAACTTCCTACCTGCACGTCCACCGGAAGAAGTTAAAGATGCGTTTGATGATGCTATTGCTGCGCAAGAGGATGAACAACGCTTTATTCGTGAAGCTGAAGCATATGCACGTGAAGTTGAACCTAAGTCTCGCGGTGTCGTTGAGCGTATGGCGCAACAAGCAAGTGCATACAAACAGCGCGTTATCCTAGAAGCCGAAGGTGAGGTCGCACGATTCTCTAAGCTACTACCTGAATATCAACAGGCTCCAGAGGTCACTCGTAAGCGTCTTTATTTAGAAGCGATGCAAGAAGTCATGTCTGACACTAATAAAGTGTTAATTGATGCAAAAAATAACGGCAACTTAATGTATTTACCACTTGATAAGATGATGCAGTCTTCATCTAGTAACCAAGCAGAGCAACAGTCGCAGCCGCCGCGCCATGTTAACTCTAGTTCTAGCACTGCGCCGCAGTCTTACTCGACAACGCCGCAATCTGGCCGTATGTCGCGTGAAGAGCGTGCTCGTCAAGGGAGAGGTTAA
- the petA gene encoding ubiquinol-cytochrome c reductase iron-sulfur subunit yields MSNAPVDTGRRRFLTAATAVVGGAGAAAVAVPFIKSWNPSAKAKAAGAPVEVNISKVEPGQLIRVEWRGKPVWVVRRTEAVLNELKSLDGQLLDPTSQEEQQPEYAQNEARSIKPEFFIAVGICTHLGCSPTYMPDSFGEQVEGVTAGFFCPCHGSKFDMAGRVFQGVPAPLNLVIPPHQYLDDNTVLIGVDKGEA; encoded by the coding sequence ATGAGCAATGCGCCAGTCGATACCGGACGTCGCAGATTCTTGACAGCCGCAACCGCCGTGGTAGGTGGTGCCGGTGCTGCAGCAGTTGCAGTACCTTTCATTAAGTCGTGGAATCCTAGTGCCAAGGCCAAAGCCGCAGGTGCCCCGGTTGAAGTAAATATTAGTAAAGTTGAACCTGGACAATTAATTCGCGTTGAATGGCGCGGAAAGCCAGTCTGGGTTGTACGTCGTACTGAAGCAGTTCTGAATGAGCTAAAAAGCTTAGACGGTCAACTGTTAGACCCTACCTCACAAGAAGAACAGCAACCTGAATATGCTCAGAATGAAGCTCGCTCTATCAAGCCTGAGTTTTTCATTGCTGTGGGTATTTGTACTCACCTTGGTTGTTCGCCTACTTACATGCCAGATTCGTTTGGTGAGCAAGTTGAAGGCGTAACTGCAGGTTTCTTCTGCCCATGTCACGGTTCTAAGTTTGATATGGCTGGTCGTGTATTCCAGGGTGTTCCTGCACCGTTGAACCTTGTGATCCCTCCGCATCAGTACCTAGATGATAATACCGTGCTTATCGGTGTTGATAAGGGAGAAGCATAA
- a CDS encoding cytochrome c1: MKKLIIALVALLPMFAIAAGGNNEHVKSPAEPIDLTDNASLERGLGYFQQYCAGCHSTQYQRYGRVADDLGISVDDMKAKYLPADAKIGDLMENAIPDADAAKWFGATPPDLTLVARVRGEDWVYSYLKGFYADPSRPFGVNNTVFPMVGMPHVMQDLQGLGTAVFETKTVNGVEVTSIKEITPPQGGSMSAEEYDQVVRDITGFLVYSADPVKLEREAMGFWVLCFLFVFFVIAYLLKKEYWKDVH, encoded by the coding sequence ATGAAAAAGTTAATAATCGCATTAGTTGCCCTGTTACCTATGTTTGCCATAGCGGCTGGCGGCAACAACGAACATGTAAAAAGCCCTGCTGAACCGATTGACTTAACTGATAACGCATCGTTAGAGCGTGGTTTAGGTTATTTTCAGCAATACTGTGCTGGTTGTCATAGTACTCAGTATCAACGTTACGGCCGTGTGGCTGATGACTTAGGTATTTCAGTAGATGACATGAAGGCTAAGTATTTACCAGCGGACGCTAAAATTGGCGATCTAATGGAAAATGCTATCCCTGATGCTGACGCTGCGAAATGGTTTGGTGCAACGCCACCAGACCTAACGCTAGTTGCTCGCGTTCGTGGTGAAGATTGGGTGTACTCGTACCTTAAAGGCTTCTATGCCGATCCATCACGCCCGTTTGGTGTTAACAACACGGTCTTCCCGATGGTTGGTATGCCACATGTAATGCAAGACCTTCAAGGTCTAGGTACAGCGGTATTTGAAACCAAAACCGTAAATGGTGTAGAGGTAACTTCGATCAAGGAAATTACCCCTCCTCAAGGCGGTTCAATGTCTGCTGAAGAGTACGACCAGGTTGTGCGTGACATCACTGGCTTCCTCGTTTATTCAGCTGACCCTGTTAAGTTAGAGCGTGAAGCGATGGGCTTTTGGGTACTTTGTTTCCTATTCGTTTTCTTCGTGATTGCATATTTATTGAAGAAAGAGTACTGGAAAGATGTACACTAG
- a CDS encoding ClpXP protease specificity-enhancing factor: MKAITPNRPYLLRAYYEWLMDNHLTPHVVVDAFVPGTEVPQQFVKDGQIVLNIAASAVGNLQMTNEAVEFNARFGGVPQQVYLPLASIVAIYARENGAGTVFDAEDAYSAEAESEHLSAVEDTAVEDEPAPASAEPAKPATTQADKPRRKGHLTLVK, encoded by the coding sequence ATGAAAGCGATTACGCCAAATCGTCCATATTTGTTGCGCGCGTATTATGAGTGGTTGATGGACAACCACTTAACGCCTCATGTGGTTGTGGATGCATTTGTCCCTGGTACAGAAGTGCCACAGCAGTTTGTTAAAGACGGTCAGATCGTATTGAACATTGCTGCAAGCGCAGTGGGTAATTTGCAGATGACCAATGAAGCGGTCGAGTTTAACGCTCGCTTTGGTGGTGTGCCGCAACAGGTTTATTTGCCATTAGCATCAATCGTTGCCATTTATGCTCGTGAAAACGGCGCCGGCACAGTATTCGATGCAGAAGATGCCTATTCAGCAGAGGCTGAATCTGAGCATCTATCGGCGGTTGAAGATACAGCTGTTGAAGATGAGCCAGCGCCAGCCAGTGCTGAGCCAGCAAAACCTGCAACAACTCAGGCCGATAAGCCTAGACGCAAAGGTCATTTAACTTTAGTTAAATAG
- a CDS encoding anthranilate synthase component II, with the protein MLLIIDNYDSFTFNLVQYFQTLGQEVVVKRNDEVSIDYIESLAPSHLVISPGPCSPNEAGISLDAIHHFAGKLPILGVCLGHQAIAQVYGANVIRAKRVMHGKTSLIDHNAEGLFNKLKQPLSVTRYHSLLVDAVPPDFVLDAWFDDPIHGREIMAMHHQSLPIFSVQFHPESILTEQGHDLLANFLRTC; encoded by the coding sequence ATGTTATTGATCATTGATAACTATGATTCTTTTACATTTAACCTAGTTCAGTATTTTCAAACTCTGGGGCAAGAGGTCGTTGTTAAACGTAACGATGAGGTTTCTATTGATTATATTGAGTCGCTTGCACCAAGCCATTTAGTTATCTCACCTGGCCCTTGTAGTCCAAATGAAGCTGGGATCTCTCTTGATGCAATTCATCATTTTGCCGGTAAACTTCCTATCTTAGGTGTATGTCTTGGCCATCAGGCCATCGCACAAGTTTACGGGGCAAATGTGATTCGCGCAAAGCGAGTGATGCATGGTAAAACCAGTTTAATTGACCATAATGCTGAGGGGCTATTTAACAAGCTCAAGCAGCCTTTGTCGGTCACGCGTTATCACTCACTATTAGTTGATGCTGTGCCGCCAGACTTCGTGCTAGATGCATGGTTTGACGACCCAATTCATGGTCGTGAAATTATGGCGATGCATCATCAGTCTTTACCTATCTTTAGCGTGCAGTTCCACCCAGAATCTATTCTTACCGAGCAAGGTCATGACTTGCTGGCAAACTTCCTTAGGACCTGTTGA
- the hflC gene encoding protease modulator HflC, translating to MGRFGLIILVALLGVGYSSLMVVNEGERAIVSRFGKVAKDVIDGEEVTRVFAPGLHFKIPVIDKPRYLDARIQTLDGAADRFVTSEKKDLMVDSYVKWRIKDYERYYLSTNGGVKANAESLLLAKINNDLRTEFGRRTIKEIVSGKRDELQIDALTNASESAENIGVEVVDVRVKQINLPSNVSSSIYQRMRAERQAVAREHRAQGQEQAEIIRATIDAQVTVKIAEAEREALTVRGEGDAQSAKIYADAFNQDAEFYGFLRSLEAYKESFKGSGDVMVLEPDSEFFKYMKDMKGAN from the coding sequence ATGGGTAGATTTGGATTAATTATTTTAGTTGCTTTACTTGGTGTCGGTTATTCTTCTTTGATGGTGGTCAATGAAGGTGAGCGAGCAATCGTGTCTCGATTTGGTAAAGTTGCCAAAGATGTCATTGATGGTGAAGAAGTCACGCGTGTATTTGCACCTGGCTTACACTTCAAAATCCCTGTGATTGATAAGCCACGTTACCTTGACGCACGTATTCAAACATTAGATGGCGCAGCTGACCGTTTCGTTACGTCTGAAAAGAAAGACTTGATGGTTGACTCTTATGTTAAGTGGCGCATTAAGGATTACGAAAGATATTACTTATCAACTAACGGTGGTGTGAAAGCTAACGCCGAAAGCTTACTACTTGCGAAAATCAATAACGATTTGCGTACAGAGTTTGGTCGTCGCACCATTAAAGAGATTGTTTCTGGTAAGCGTGATGAGTTACAAATTGATGCGCTAACTAATGCATCTGAAAGTGCTGAGAACATCGGTGTTGAGGTGGTTGACGTACGTGTTAAGCAAATCAACTTACCTTCAAATGTCAGTAGCAGTATTTATCAGCGTATGCGTGCCGAGCGTCAAGCTGTAGCACGTGAGCACCGTGCGCAAGGTCAGGAGCAGGCTGAAATTATCCGAGCGACCATAGACGCTCAGGTGACGGTTAAGATTGCGGAAGCTGAACGTGAAGCTCTCACTGTTCGCGGTGAAGGTGACGCGCAATCAGCTAAGATTTACGCTGATGCATTCAATCAAGATGCTGAGTTCTATGGCTTCCTACGTAGCCTTGAAGCTTATAAAGAGAGCTTTAAAGGTAGCGGCGACGTTATGGTGTTGGAACCAGATAGTGAGTTCTTTAAGTACATGAAGGACATGAAAGGCGCTAATTAG
- a CDS encoding S9 family peptidase, which produces MTPIARKFAISALSLAVLVGCNATGQQQTKVVTQKTTPQSQVNLVAPPEAQQPLTLKQIMANPDWMGVLAKGAYWSDDGESIYFARQAHQAPIADFYQLGLNSGAKAEKIAINQLHLADQKRGVLSPDASKKAYLYKGNLFVKDLKHGSVKQLTKLNSPISDVKYLANGDLAYWMSNSIFRIHKDSGLIEQIADIKMAKAPKGVQDPSSYIAKQQHRLINYVSMKHEHAKAKEAYKAQVEQQDPTFASKTWYLGDKESVVEMSLSADGRYAFVALVDNSYSWRSEHDIMPNYLGQEGYVDAVPARARVAEDDFPGHRFVLLDLVEHTKKDITIEGLTGFDEDVFAEVKAENAKAQGETYKSETAPRKIQLIRDWTWSQSAIQWHETDNKLLVMLEAVDNKDRWIADVDLEKGKFNTQHRLHDTAWVNYTFNQYGWLANSNDFYYLSEESGYSHLYVRNSEGKTTQLTSGKFVVDNVTAAKDGKHLYFRANIDHPGSYNVYRVSTQGGKVEKLTDWLGTLDYQLSPDETKLLLNASSVITPEELFVQPIGGTIQQVTQYASKEFKAYPWQEPQVVAVPSNHGAGDVYARVYLPQGYDAKSADKYPAVIFNHGAGYLQNAHYGFSGYFREFMFHNLLAQQGYVVMDMDYRGSKGYGRDWRTAIYRNMGHPEVEDLKDGVSWMVNNTNVDVSRVGTYGGSYGGFLTFMALFNEPELFQAGAALRPVTDWAHYNAPYTSNILNTPDIDPIAYERSSPIEHAEGLQKPLLIMSGVLDDNVFFQDSVRLVQRLIELEKPMFETAIYPVEPHGFKQASSWLDEYRRIYKLFEQELK; this is translated from the coding sequence ATGACACCCATCGCGCGCAAATTCGCTATCAGTGCCTTATCTCTAGCAGTTCTTGTTGGTTGTAATGCGACTGGTCAGCAGCAAACAAAGGTAGTAACGCAAAAGACTACCCCTCAATCACAAGTTAACCTTGTTGCACCACCTGAAGCTCAGCAGCCGCTTACCTTAAAGCAAATTATGGCAAATCCCGACTGGATGGGCGTTTTAGCCAAAGGTGCCTATTGGTCCGATGATGGCGAATCTATCTATTTTGCGCGCCAGGCTCATCAAGCCCCCATTGCTGATTTTTACCAGCTAGGGCTAAATTCTGGAGCTAAAGCTGAGAAAATTGCAATTAACCAATTACACTTGGCGGACCAAAAGCGTGGCGTATTGAGTCCTGACGCTAGTAAAAAAGCTTACCTTTACAAAGGCAACTTGTTTGTAAAAGACCTTAAGCACGGCAGTGTTAAGCAGCTCACTAAACTTAATAGCCCAATTAGCGATGTTAAGTATCTTGCTAATGGCGATCTAGCCTATTGGATGAGTAACAGCATTTTCCGAATTCATAAAGATAGCGGCTTAATCGAACAGATTGCTGATATCAAAATGGCTAAAGCACCAAAAGGTGTTCAAGATCCAAGTTCATACATAGCCAAACAGCAACATAGATTGATCAACTATGTATCGATGAAGCACGAGCATGCTAAAGCAAAAGAGGCTTACAAAGCGCAAGTTGAGCAGCAAGACCCGACTTTTGCATCTAAAACCTGGTATTTAGGTGATAAAGAGTCTGTTGTGGAGATGAGTCTATCTGCAGATGGCCGTTATGCTTTTGTCGCGCTAGTTGATAATAGCTATAGCTGGCGCAGTGAGCATGACATCATGCCAAACTATTTAGGTCAGGAAGGTTATGTTGATGCAGTGCCTGCCCGAGCTCGCGTGGCCGAAGATGACTTCCCGGGTCACCGTTTTGTGTTACTTGACTTAGTTGAGCACACGAAAAAAGACATTACCATCGAAGGATTAACTGGTTTTGATGAAGATGTTTTCGCCGAAGTCAAAGCTGAAAATGCCAAAGCACAAGGTGAAACCTACAAAAGTGAAACAGCGCCAAGAAAAATCCAGCTGATCCGCGACTGGACCTGGAGTCAAAGTGCAATTCAGTGGCATGAAACTGACAATAAACTATTGGTGATGCTAGAAGCGGTTGATAACAAAGATCGCTGGATTGCTGATGTGGATCTAGAAAAGGGTAAGTTCAACACTCAGCACAGATTGCACGATACTGCCTGGGTTAACTATACCTTCAATCAGTATGGTTGGTTAGCCAATTCTAATGACTTCTATTACCTATCTGAAGAATCTGGTTACTCACACTTGTACGTGCGTAACAGCGAAGGTAAAACAACCCAGTTAACTTCAGGCAAGTTCGTGGTTGACAATGTCACCGCTGCTAAAGACGGTAAGCATTTATACTTCAGAGCTAACATTGATCACCCAGGTAGCTACAACGTTTATCGTGTTAGCACACAGGGTGGTAAAGTTGAAAAGCTAACTGACTGGCTAGGTACGCTGGATTATCAGCTTAGCCCGGATGAAACTAAACTGCTATTAAACGCGTCATCAGTTATTACGCCTGAAGAGCTGTTTGTGCAACCTATTGGCGGCACAATTCAGCAAGTGACTCAATACGCGAGCAAAGAATTTAAAGCTTACCCTTGGCAAGAGCCTCAAGTGGTCGCTGTGCCATCAAACCATGGCGCTGGTGACGTTTACGCTCGTGTATACCTACCACAAGGTTACGATGCTAAATCGGCAGACAAGTACCCAGCGGTTATTTTTAACCATGGTGCAGGTTATTTACAAAATGCCCACTATGGTTTCTCTGGCTACTTCCGCGAATTTATGTTCCATAACCTGCTTGCTCAGCAAGGTTACGTGGTGATGGATATGGATTATCGTGGCTCTAAAGGTTACGGCCGCGACTGGCGCACAGCGATTTATCGCAACATGGGCCACCCAGAGGTTGAAGATCTTAAAGACGGTGTTAGCTGGATGGTCAACAACACCAATGTTGATGTTAGCCGCGTAGGCACTTACGGTGGCTCTTATGGTGGTTTCTTAACCTTCATGGCTTTGTTTAATGAGCCTGAGTTATTCCAGGCCGGTGCGGCGCTGCGCCCGGTAACTGATTGGGCACATTATAATGCGCCTTACACTTCAAATATTCTTAATACACCTGATATCGACCCGATAGCTTACGAGCGCAGCTCGCCTATTGAACATGCTGAAGGCTTGCAAAAGCCGCTGCTTATAATGAGTGGTGTATTAGACGATAACGTGTTCTTCCAAGACAGTGTGCGCCTAGTACAACGCTTAATAGAATTGGAAAAGCCAATGTTTGAAACGGCCATTTATCCGGTTGAACCTCATGGGTTTAAGCAAGCCTCAAGTTGGTTGGACGAATATCGCCGTATTTACAAGCTATTTGAGCAAGAGTTGAAATAA